The proteins below are encoded in one region of Clostridium fermenticellae:
- a CDS encoding YeeE/YedE thiosulfate transporter family protein: protein MMDDMDLLIQKRQTKGKQRQKNQIFYAVCVFIAALIICILLWKYNHKYVSYWVMGIGFGITLRYSRFCFSSVFRDFIFLGNTKLLKALLLALMISTIGFGVIQYIYLRDNPINYIHIPGVIVSVGPHIAIGAFMFGIGMTIAGGCASGVLMRIGEGHVLPWVILLGFIVGNTLGAKNYPLWYDKIISSSRVIYFPEYLDLKIVVTLQLIILIILYRIASWHENRKIKKR from the coding sequence TTGATGGATGATATGGATTTATTAATACAAAAAAGGCAGACGAAAGGAAAACAAAGACAGAAAAATCAAATTTTTTATGCAGTTTGTGTTTTTATAGCTGCATTAATCATTTGTATTTTGCTTTGGAAATATAATCATAAATATGTTTCTTATTGGGTTATGGGGATTGGGTTTGGTATAACACTAAGGTATTCTAGATTCTGTTTTTCAAGTGTATTCAGAGATTTTATATTTTTAGGAAATACTAAACTTTTAAAAGCCTTACTATTAGCTTTGATGATAAGCACTATAGGATTTGGTGTAATTCAATATATATATCTTAGAGATAATCCTATAAATTACATACATATTCCAGGAGTTATAGTTTCAGTGGGACCACATATTGCAATAGGTGCATTTATGTTCGGAATTGGGATGACTATTGCTGGAGGATGTGCGTCAGGGGTTCTTATGAGAATTGGAGAAGGACATGTTCTCCCGTGGGTGATTTTATTAGGATTTATAGTTGGAAATACTTTAGGAGCTAAGAATTATCCTCTTTGGTATGATAAAATTATAAGCAGTTCAAGAGTAATTTATTTTCCAGAATATTTGGATTTAAAAATTGTAGTTACACTTCAACTAATTATTTTAATAATTTTATATAGGATAGCAAGCTGGCATGAAAATAGAAAAATAAAAAAAAGATGA
- a CDS encoding sulfurtransferase TusA family protein, translated as MAVRELDCLYEPCPIPLIKAVKELKTMKCGDILILHSDQSCIGVIAEEWGEQNNYLVRTVDLENGEWEVYIQKP; from the coding sequence ATGGCAGTACGAGAACTTGATTGTCTATATGAACCGTGTCCAATTCCGTTAATTAAGGCAGTTAAAGAATTGAAAACAATGAAGTGTGGAGATATTTTAATTCTACATTCAGACCAAAGTTGTATTGGAGTTATTGCCGAAGAATGGGGAGAACAGAATAATTATTTGGTGAGGACAGTTGACTTAGAAAATGGAGAATGGGAAGTTTATATTCAAAAACCATGA
- a CDS encoding YeeE/YedE thiosulfate transporter family protein, translating to MKAMIEWLKKPWPYWLGGILLGTFNVILLATSGMAWHVTSGFLTWGVGILDIIGVKAYKWEFFKLFNYTYGDIILNHDLFINKYTILNIGVIIGSLIATLLSSQFKLKRLKGKKQIIMAFSGGIIMGYGARLTSGCNIGSFFSGIPSFSLHAWVYWIFVVLGAVAGTKILSKYLI from the coding sequence ATTAAAGCTATGATTGAATGGTTAAAAAAGCCTTGGCCTTATTGGCTTGGAGGAATATTATTAGGTACTTTTAATGTGATTTTATTAGCAACAAGTGGAATGGCATGGCATGTAACCTCTGGTTTTCTGACATGGGGTGTTGGAATCTTAGATATTATTGGTGTTAAAGCGTATAAATGGGAATTTTTCAAACTTTTTAATTATACATATGGCGATATAATTTTAAATCATGATTTATTTATTAATAAGTATACTATTTTAAATATTGGAGTAATTATAGGATCTTTAATTGCAACATTGCTATCATCTCAATTTAAGTTAAAAAGATTAAAAGGTAAAAAACAAATTATTATGGCTTTTTCAGGTGGAATTATTATGGGGTATGGAGCAAGGCTTACTTCTGGATGCAATATTGGAAGCTTTTTTAGTGGAATTCCATCATTTTCTTTGCATGCATGGGTTTATTGGATTTTTGTTGTTTTAGGAGCTGTAGCAGGAACTAAAATTTTATCTAAATATTTAATCTAG
- a CDS encoding LysR family transcriptional regulator, with product MNLEYLQSFYITVKCNSISKAASKLHLTQPGLSIQLKNLEKEFDTSLLIRSNKGVELTEEGKVVFNYADTILSMKNNVERDLKSLQQNRPKLLIGSCKSIGEYALPCALFIFKKLHKELDISMEVANSPEVIKKLCDHSINIGIIQDNPKKNGIDTKYLASDELILVGNSNNTTEYITIEELKNLPLILREENSNARYLVKNAFQEKGILLEDLNVIYSLNSPEAIKSSILSGKGVSFLPKIIVKNELKKGLLKHITIDEIKIEFNYYLIHRQNYIFNKYEQMFVDFITSSKKAFC from the coding sequence GTGAATCTCGAATATCTTCAATCATTTTACATAACTGTAAAGTGCAATAGTATATCAAAAGCTGCTTCCAAGCTTCACCTTACTCAACCAGGACTCAGCATACAACTTAAAAATTTGGAAAAAGAATTTGACACAAGCCTTTTAATAAGAAGTAACAAAGGTGTAGAACTAACAGAAGAGGGAAAGGTAGTATTTAACTATGCTGATACAATCTTATCTATGAAAAACAATGTGGAAAGAGACCTTAAAAGTTTACAACAAAACAGGCCAAAATTACTTATAGGTTCGTGTAAAAGCATAGGAGAATATGCTCTCCCTTGTGCCCTATTTATCTTTAAAAAACTTCATAAAGAGTTGGATATAAGTATGGAAGTTGCAAATTCACCTGAAGTCATAAAAAAATTATGTGATCATTCAATCAATATAGGAATTATTCAAGATAATCCAAAAAAAAATGGCATAGATACAAAGTACCTAGCTTCAGATGAATTGATTTTAGTTGGGAATAGTAATAATACTACAGAATATATTACCATAGAAGAGCTGAAAAATTTACCTCTTATATTGAGGGAAGAAAACTCCAATGCAAGATACTTAGTCAAAAATGCTTTTCAAGAAAAAGGTATTTTATTAGAAGATTTAAATGTAATTTATTCTTTAAATTCTCCAGAAGCTATTAAATCTTCCATATTATCTGGAAAAGGAGTATCTTTTTTACCCAAAATAATAGTTAAAAATGAATTAAAAAAAGGCCTTCTCAAACATATTACAATTGATGAAATTAAAATAGAATTCAATTATTATCTTATCCATAGACAAAATTATATATTTAACAAATATGAACAGATGTTTGTAGATTTTATCACTTCTAGCAAAAAAGCATTCTGTTAA
- a CDS encoding ABC transporter permease has protein sequence MYIISKLKKKGVVIVKKKTTGERLLTLGTMIIIFIIWFMITKLGLADQKLVPSPKSVWAAFVDIMQNGYKNYTLLEHLGSSMNRLISAFFSAIIIAIPLGLASGYSSKLRALLEPIIEFYRPLPPLAYYTLLVLWLGIENKSKIALLFLACFAPIYISCVSAVIKVKEDYVNSAYTVGANKVQIFIYVIFPACLPDIFIGLRTALGVAYTTLVSAEMVAANSGIGWMVLDASRYLRSDIIFVGIIIMGITGILLDKSIQFIENKVVPWKGRE, from the coding sequence ATGTATATTATATCAAAACTTAAGAAAAAAGGGGTAGTGATAGTGAAGAAAAAGACAACAGGTGAAAGGTTATTAACTTTAGGAACAATGATTATTATTTTTATAATATGGTTTATGATAACAAAATTAGGATTAGCCGATCAAAAACTAGTACCATCTCCAAAATCAGTATGGGCTGCATTTGTTGATATTATGCAAAATGGATATAAAAACTATACATTGCTTGAACATCTAGGATCAAGTATGAATAGACTTATTAGTGCATTTTTTTCTGCTATTATAATTGCTATTCCATTAGGACTTGCAAGTGGCTATAGTTCAAAACTTAGAGCACTTCTTGAACCTATTATAGAATTTTATAGACCACTTCCACCATTGGCGTATTACACACTTTTAGTTTTATGGCTGGGAATTGAGAACAAGTCTAAAATTGCACTTTTGTTTTTAGCATGTTTTGCACCAATTTATATTTCTTGTGTATCAGCAGTTATAAAGGTAAAAGAGGATTATGTAAATAGTGCTTATACAGTGGGCGCAAATAAAGTACAAATATTTATTTATGTGATATTTCCAGCATGCTTGCCTGATATTTTTATAGGATTAAGGACAGCTTTAGGTGTTGCCTATACTACTTTGGTATCTGCTGAAATGGTCGCAGCAAACTCAGGTATAGGTTGGATGGTATTGGATGCAAGCCGTTACTTAAGAAGCGATATTATATTTGTTGGAATTATTATAATGGGGATTACAGGAATTTTATTAGATAAAAGTATACAGTTTATTGAAAATAAAGTTGTTCCATGGAAAGGGAGAGAATAA
- a CDS encoding aliphatic sulfonate ABC transporter substrate-binding protein yields MNFKKILANVVIVTVTAALFSGCTASKKSTASEQSNGTSSNLPKVVNIGTQQMPNDEKIAITKDYFEKELGVKVKITEFQAGDIRNALVSKDIDFALLGSASATQGIASGIDIETIWIHEVLGDAEQLVVKKNSNINSIQDLKGKKVATPFTTTTHYSLLKALAINGMSEKDVKLLDMQMPDIYAAWQRGDIDAAYAWEPTLSNLLEDGRSIISSKDMASKGFATYNVEVVRREFADKYPDLVTKYVKAVNKAVNLYDENQADAIKMLSVSLKITPQEALKETKGSMWLSAKQQLDPAYFGTSDKKGNLVKSLKDTADFLYKQKKIKTEPSLTTFEKAVNPSFIEKAVK; encoded by the coding sequence ATGAATTTTAAAAAAATCTTAGCTAATGTTGTAATAGTAACTGTAACAGCAGCGCTATTTTCAGGATGTACTGCATCAAAAAAGTCTACAGCTAGTGAACAAAGTAATGGAACTTCATCAAATTTGCCTAAAGTAGTAAATATAGGGACTCAACAAATGCCTAATGATGAAAAAATTGCAATAACAAAAGATTACTTTGAAAAAGAACTTGGAGTTAAAGTTAAGATAACTGAATTTCAGGCAGGGGATATAAGAAATGCTCTTGTTTCAAAGGATATTGATTTTGCTTTGCTTGGTTCAGCATCTGCAACACAAGGTATTGCAAGTGGTATTGACATAGAAACAATTTGGATACATGAAGTCCTTGGAGATGCAGAACAATTGGTTGTCAAAAAGAATTCAAATATTAATTCTATACAGGATCTTAAAGGAAAAAAAGTCGCTACACCATTTACCACGACAACACATTACAGTTTGTTGAAGGCATTAGCGATAAATGGTATGTCTGAAAAAGATGTAAAACTGCTTGACATGCAGATGCCTGACATATATGCAGCATGGCAAAGAGGTGACATTGATGCAGCTTATGCATGGGAACCGACACTTTCTAATCTTTTAGAAGATGGTAGAAGTATAATTTCAAGTAAAGACATGGCATCAAAAGGCTTTGCTACATATAATGTGGAAGTTGTTAGGAGAGAGTTTGCTGATAAATATCCAGATCTTGTAACAAAATATGTAAAGGCTGTAAATAAGGCTGTAAATTTATATGATGAAAATCAAGCAGATGCAATTAAGATGCTTTCAGTATCTCTAAAAATTACACCACAGGAGGCACTAAAGGAAACAAAAGGCTCTATGTGGCTTAGTGCAAAACAGCAATTAGATCCTGCCTATTTTGGAACAAGTGATAAGAAAGGTAATTTGGTAAAGTCACTAAAGGATACAGCAGATTTCTTATATAAACAAAAGAAGATTAAAACAGAACCTAGTTTAACTACTTTTGAGAAAGCGGTAAATCCATCATTTATAGAAAAAGCTGTAAAATAA
- a CDS encoding ABC transporter ATP-binding protein, which translates to MSEIVKDKEDYVVTLTDISLKYSGQKNEIAAIQDINLDIKEGEFICVLGPSGCGKSTLLKIIAGFLRPSCGEAKMDNSIISGPDWHRGVVFQSPTLYPWLNIYDNIAFGLKMRKFSKSEIKELTNKYIELVGLKGFEKHKSYELSGGMKQRASLARVLVNNPRMILMDEPFGALDALTRQNMQTLIRAIWTKTQNTVFLITHDVDEALSLATRVIVMSSRPGRIIEEFNTDFTHNISGANHGEIRYTHEYMNIREQILKIISGQSEEIRFS; encoded by the coding sequence ATGAGTGAAATAGTAAAAGATAAAGAAGACTATGTAGTAACATTAACAGATATAAGCTTGAAATATAGTGGTCAAAAAAATGAAATTGCTGCCATTCAAGATATAAATTTAGATATTAAAGAAGGGGAATTTATATGTGTACTTGGTCCATCTGGTTGTGGTAAAAGTACTTTATTAAAGATTATTGCAGGTTTTCTTAGACCATCTTGTGGAGAGGCTAAAATGGACAACAGTATTATTTCTGGACCTGATTGGCATAGAGGAGTTGTTTTTCAAAGTCCTACCTTATATCCATGGTTAAATATTTATGATAATATTGCTTTTGGGTTAAAGATGAGAAAATTTTCAAAATCTGAAATTAAAGAATTGACTAATAAATATATAGAACTTGTTGGATTAAAGGGATTTGAAAAACATAAATCTTATGAACTTTCCGGAGGTATGAAACAAAGAGCTTCCCTTGCAAGAGTTTTAGTAAATAACCCTAGGATGATCCTAATGGATGAACCTTTTGGGGCATTAGATGCGCTAACAAGACAAAATATGCAGACTTTAATAAGAGCTATTTGGACTAAAACTCAAAATACAGTTTTTCTCATTACTCATGATGTTGATGAAGCTTTATCACTTGCAACAAGAGTTATTGTAATGTCGAGCAGACCAGGTAGAATAATTGAGGAATTTAATACCGATTTTACACATAATATTTCAGGTGCAAATCATGGAGAGATAAGATACACGCATGAATATATGAATATTAGAGAACAAATATTAAAGATTATAAGTGGCCAAAGTGAAGAAATAAGGTTCTCATAA
- a CDS encoding FAD-dependent oxidoreductase, whose translation MGKKYLIVGGVAGGASTAARLRRLGEEDQIIIFERDPHVSFSNCCLPYHLSGTVEKAESLILMNPEKFLSQYNIEARVNNEVIDIDRNKKEVKVKNTLTGEEYTENYDKLILSPGAKAIVPPIKGIEDVKVFTVRNVVDIEKLNKSIKAMGINNISVIGGGFIGVEVAENLKEAGYSITLIEALPHIMKPFDYDMAQILHKEMYDKGVNLIVNDKVSSFEKDTVVLGSGKKIEAEAVIMAIGVAPETSLAVKAGLEIGETRAIKVDQNYRTNDKDIYAVGDAIEVYHALSRKMTRLALAGPAQKEARQAADHIHGRIVRNTGFIGASVVKCFDYNAASVGLNEEMIEALKLDIKYEVAKVIPGDKVGLMPGCEPLHFKLIFEVPTGKVLGAQAIGRGNVDKRIDVVATAIKFGATVDDLRDLELCYAPPFGTAKDVVNFAGYVATNLLHGEFKQVREKDVRGLVESGAFIIDVREKNEYELSHIIGAKNIPLSEIRQRINEIPKDEPVYLHCRSAQRSYNALMALKHLGYENIYNISGGFMEICFYEYFNDKTTGRKQIVTDYNFL comes from the coding sequence ATGGGTAAAAAATATTTAATAGTAGGTGGAGTTGCAGGTGGAGCATCTACAGCAGCAAGATTAAGAAGATTAGGAGAGGAAGATCAAATAATAATATTTGAAAGGGATCCACACGTATCATTTTCAAATTGTTGTCTACCATATCATTTAAGTGGAACGGTAGAAAAGGCAGAAAGCCTGATACTTATGAACCCAGAAAAGTTTTTATCACAATATAACATAGAAGCAAGGGTTAATAATGAAGTTATAGATATAGATAGGAATAAAAAAGAAGTAAAAGTTAAAAACACATTAACTGGAGAAGAATATACTGAAAATTATGATAAATTAATATTATCTCCTGGTGCAAAAGCTATAGTTCCTCCAATCAAAGGAATTGAAGATGTAAAAGTATTTACAGTGAGAAACGTTGTAGATATAGAGAAACTGAATAAATCCATAAAGGCTATGGGAATAAATAATATTTCAGTAATTGGTGGAGGTTTTATAGGAGTTGAAGTTGCTGAAAACTTGAAAGAGGCTGGATATAGTATAACTTTAATTGAAGCTCTTCCTCACATAATGAAGCCTTTTGATTATGATATGGCTCAAATCCTTCACAAGGAAATGTATGATAAAGGTGTAAATTTAATTGTTAACGACAAAGTAAGTTCTTTTGAAAAGGATACTGTTGTTTTAGGATCTGGTAAAAAGATAGAAGCAGAAGCAGTAATTATGGCAATTGGTGTAGCTCCAGAAACTTCTCTAGCAGTTAAAGCTGGTCTTGAAATTGGAGAAACTAGGGCTATAAAGGTAGATCAAAACTACAGAACTAATGACAAGGATATATATGCAGTTGGAGATGCAATTGAAGTATATCATGCTTTATCTAGAAAGATGACTAGATTGGCATTAGCTGGTCCTGCTCAGAAAGAAGCTAGACAAGCTGCTGATCATATTCACGGAAGAATTGTAAGAAATACAGGATTTATTGGAGCATCAGTAGTTAAATGTTTTGATTATAATGCAGCTTCAGTAGGTTTAAATGAAGAAATGATAGAAGCACTTAAGTTAGATATCAAGTATGAAGTAGCTAAAGTAATACCAGGAGATAAGGTTGGTTTGATGCCAGGATGCGAACCACTTCACTTTAAATTGATTTTTGAAGTCCCAACAGGAAAAGTGTTAGGTGCTCAGGCAATTGGTAGAGGAAATGTAGATAAGAGAATAGATGTAGTTGCTACAGCTATTAAATTTGGAGCAACAGTAGATGATTTGAGAGATTTGGAATTATGTTATGCTCCACCATTTGGAACTGCCAAAGATGTAGTCAATTTTGCAGGATATGTTGCTACTAATTTGCTGCATGGTGAATTTAAACAGGTAAGAGAAAAGGATGTAAGAGGCTTAGTTGAAAGTGGAGCTTTCATAATAGATGTAAGAGAGAAAAATGAGTATGAATTAAGTCATATAATTGGAGCTAAGAACATACCACTTAGTGAAATAAGACAAAGAATAAATGAAATACCTAAAGATGAACCTGTATACTTGCACTGCAGAAGTGCTCAAAGAAGCTATAATGCATTAATGGCACTTAAGCATTTAGGATACGAAAATATTTATAATATCTCAGGTGGATTTATGGAAATTTGTTTTTACGAATATTTCAATGATAAGACAACAGGAAGAAAACAAATAGTTACAGATTATAATTTTCTATAA